The DNA segment AATCTTCTGTGTTTCCTGTCATATTTTTATTCCCTCTTTTGAAATATTATAATAAAGTGGAGTTACAGAATGTCTTGTTTCCCAGTCTAATTTTGAATACACAAATGTCGATATGGGTTCACCAATCTCAAGTTCTATGTCAAAAAGTTCGTGTCTATAATCTTGTTCTAATTTTCTTGATACAGTCGATAAATTAAGTAGAATTAATATATCCCAGTCAGACGTCTTATTCGCTGTCCCTCTCGCATGAGAGCCAAAAAGAATGAT comes from the Bacteroidales bacterium genome and includes:
- a CDS encoding nucleotidyltransferase domain-containing protein — translated: MNSKEKHIISLIKSKIKEKNPDADIILFGSHARGTANKTSDWDILILLNLSTVSRKLEQDYRHELFDIELEIGEPISTFVYSKLDWETRHSVTPLYYNISKEGIKI